One genomic window of Tachypleus tridentatus isolate NWPU-2018 chromosome 12, ASM421037v1, whole genome shotgun sequence includes the following:
- the mRpS14 gene encoding mitochondrial ribosomal protein S14, which yields MFLSVLVSRLPIQTCTLLQYVPCRYKYPDWRMVRDAKRRKMVKEYAQLRLNINSLRKNDILPIQLREIADAEIAALPKDSSITRVNNRCAITSRPRGNLRRWRISRIMWRHLADYNYLSGVQRAMW from the exons CTACCTATTCAAACGTGCACTCTTCTGCAATATGTACCATGCCGGTACAAGTACCCTGATTGGAGGATGGTCCGAGATGCAAAAAGACGGAAGATGGTGAAAGAATATGCTCAGTTAAGACTCAACATTAATTCGTTACGAAAAAATGATATATTGCCAATTCAACTGCGA GAAATTGCAGATGCTGAAATTGCTGCTCTTCCAAAGGATAGTTCTATCACACGAGTGAATAATAGATGTGCTATTACTTCTCGTCCACGGGGGAATCTTCGAAGATGGAGAATTTCTCGCATCATGTGGCGGCACCTTGCAGATTACAATTACCTTTCAGGGGTCCAACGAGCCATGTGGTAG